A genomic region of Sphingobium sp. HWE2-09 contains the following coding sequences:
- a CDS encoding MFS transporter — MTAAPSPRHPLHFANFRAYLVGRLCAVLAQYSMMIVLAWQAYNIARETMTTAGASAQLGLIGLAQFLPLFFLTPVTGWVADHYDRRVITRLTLTLLTIAAGLLAFATYEGWVSLPLIFGIAVIVGTARAFNGPAYGALAPNLVPPAVLPNAIAISSVVWQAGMIAGPAVGGYAFAATPWGAYALAATLYGVALCAMMLIGPVPQPPRDTSRHPIRQMIDGVTYVKGNRLVLATITLDLFAVLLAGATALLPVYARDILHVGSTGLGHLAAAPGIGAAATALWFSFRPMKTEVGLKMLGSVVLFGLATIAFGCTAFLPRSIAIEAGIASLVVLGGADMVSVFVRQSLVQLHTPDAMRGRVSSLSQLTISASNELGEAESGFLAALVGPVAAVIGGGVGAILITLYWARLFPELRLARSFDPPDIGREENSQEKAP, encoded by the coding sequence ATGACGGCTGCCCCCTCTCCCCGCCACCCGCTGCATTTCGCCAATTTCCGGGCCTATCTGGTCGGAAGGCTGTGCGCCGTGCTGGCGCAATATAGCATGATGATCGTGCTGGCGTGGCAGGCCTATAATATCGCACGCGAAACGATGACGACGGCAGGTGCCTCGGCGCAACTTGGCCTGATCGGGCTGGCGCAATTCCTGCCGCTCTTCTTCCTCACCCCCGTCACCGGCTGGGTCGCAGACCATTATGACAGACGGGTCATTACCCGGCTGACGCTGACATTGCTGACGATCGCGGCGGGACTGCTCGCCTTCGCCACCTATGAAGGCTGGGTCAGCCTGCCGCTCATCTTCGGCATCGCTGTCATCGTGGGCACCGCACGCGCGTTCAACGGCCCGGCCTATGGCGCGCTGGCGCCTAACCTCGTGCCGCCCGCCGTGCTGCCCAACGCCATCGCGATATCGTCGGTCGTATGGCAGGCGGGCATGATCGCCGGGCCAGCGGTGGGCGGCTATGCCTTTGCCGCGACGCCCTGGGGCGCCTATGCGCTGGCCGCGACCCTATATGGCGTGGCGCTCTGCGCCATGATGCTGATCGGGCCGGTGCCGCAACCGCCGCGCGACACCAGCCGCCATCCGATCCGCCAGATGATCGACGGCGTCACCTATGTGAAGGGCAACCGGCTGGTGCTGGCGACGATCACGCTGGATCTGTTCGCGGTGCTGCTGGCGGGCGCAACCGCGCTGTTGCCGGTCTATGCGCGCGACATATTGCATGTGGGATCGACCGGGCTGGGCCATCTGGCCGCAGCGCCCGGCATCGGCGCGGCGGCGACCGCGCTCTGGTTCTCCTTCCGCCCGATGAAGACGGAGGTGGGGCTGAAGATGCTGGGGTCGGTCGTGCTGTTCGGCCTGGCCACCATCGCCTTTGGCTGCACCGCCTTCCTGCCGCGCAGCATCGCGATCGAGGCGGGGATCGCATCGCTGGTGGTGCTGGGCGGCGCGGACATGGTGTCCGTCTTCGTGCGCCAGTCGCTGGTCCAGCTGCACACGCCCGACGCCATGCGCGGGCGCGTGTCCAGCCTGTCCCAGCTGACCATTTCCGCCTCCAACGAACTGGGCGAAGCCGAAAGCGGCTTTCTTGCCGCGCTGGTCGGCCCGGTTGCGGCGGTGATCGGCGGCGGCGTGGGGGCGATCCTCATCACCCTTTACTGGGCGCGACTCTTTCCCGAATTGCGCCTTGCACGAAGCTTCGATCCACCCGACATCGGGCGAGAAGAGAACAGCCAGGAGAAAGCCCCATGA
- a CDS encoding helicase HerA-like domain-containing protein, whose translation MSDGIFIGLGAPEKEGGVPQTLNLRRANRHGLIAGATGTGKTVTLQGIAESFSGLGVPVFLADVKGDLAGISMAGSPTAKNADKLVARAAEVGISDYSYADNPAIFWDLYGQQGHPIRTTVSEMGPLLLARLMGLNETQEGVLSIAFKYADEEGLLLLDLGDLQAMLAYCAENADTLSARYGNVTKASVGAIQRQLLQLESQGGDHFFGEPALDIHDMLQVDEKGRGYVNILAADKLMQSPKLYATFLLWLLSELFETLPEVGDPDKPVLVFFFDEAHLLFDDAPKALTDKIEQVVRLIRSKGVGVYFVTQNPIDIPEDVAGQLGNRVQHALRAFTPRDQRAIKAAAETFRINPDLNVETAITELKVGEALVSLLQEDGSPGVVQRTLIAPPRSRLGPVDPKERAIIQSISPCSGKYDTAVNRELAEEILAARGQAAAAAAQASKAQAELDKAAAVQAKVEAKQREAELKEQARRDAAAAREAAKPGTLDKVIQSATRAAGSSVGRQVANELGKAVFGGSSRKSSSGGIAGKLVRGILGSLFK comes from the coding sequence ATGAGCGACGGTATCTTCATCGGCCTGGGCGCACCGGAGAAGGAAGGCGGCGTTCCCCAGACGTTGAACCTACGCCGGGCGAACCGGCATGGCCTGATCGCGGGCGCGACCGGCACCGGCAAGACGGTGACGCTGCAGGGCATCGCCGAAAGTTTCTCTGGACTGGGCGTGCCGGTATTTCTGGCGGACGTGAAGGGCGATCTGGCGGGCATATCCATGGCCGGTTCCCCCACCGCCAAAAATGCCGACAAGCTGGTGGCCCGCGCGGCGGAAGTCGGCATCAGCGACTATAGCTATGCCGACAATCCGGCCATCTTCTGGGATCTGTACGGGCAACAGGGTCATCCGATCCGCACGACCGTCAGCGAAATGGGGCCGCTGTTGCTGGCGCGCCTCATGGGCCTCAACGAAACGCAGGAAGGCGTGCTGTCGATCGCCTTCAAATATGCCGATGAAGAAGGGCTGCTGCTGCTCGACCTGGGCGATTTGCAGGCGATGCTCGCCTATTGCGCGGAGAATGCCGATACGCTCTCGGCCCGCTACGGCAATGTCACCAAGGCCAGCGTCGGTGCGATCCAGCGGCAATTGCTCCAGCTGGAATCCCAGGGCGGCGATCATTTCTTCGGCGAACCCGCGCTCGACATCCACGACATGCTGCAGGTGGATGAAAAGGGCCGCGGCTATGTGAACATACTGGCCGCCGACAAGCTGATGCAGTCGCCCAAACTTTATGCGACCTTCCTGCTGTGGCTGCTGTCCGAACTGTTCGAGACGCTGCCCGAGGTCGGCGACCCGGACAAGCCGGTGCTGGTCTTCTTCTTCGACGAAGCGCATCTGCTGTTCGACGACGCGCCCAAGGCGCTGACCGACAAAATCGAGCAGGTCGTGCGCCTGATCCGGTCGAAAGGCGTGGGCGTCTATTTCGTGACGCAGAACCCGATCGACATTCCAGAAGATGTAGCCGGGCAGCTGGGTAATCGCGTCCAGCACGCCCTGCGTGCCTTCACCCCGCGCGACCAGCGGGCGATCAAGGCGGCGGCGGAAACATTCCGCATCAACCCCGACCTCAATGTCGAAACGGCGATTACCGAGTTGAAGGTCGGCGAGGCGTTGGTGTCGCTATTGCAGGAGGATGGATCGCCCGGCGTGGTCCAACGCACGCTGATCGCCCCGCCCCGATCGCGGCTGGGGCCGGTCGATCCGAAGGAACGGGCGATCATTCAGTCGATATCGCCCTGCTCGGGCAAATATGATACCGCCGTCAACCGAGAGTTGGCGGAAGAAATCCTGGCCGCACGCGGTCAGGCGGCGGCAGCGGCGGCGCAGGCATCCAAGGCGCAGGCGGAATTGGACAAGGCAGCGGCCGTACAGGCAAAGGTCGAGGCAAAACAGCGCGAGGCGGAACTCAAGGAACAGGCGCGGCGCGATGCCGCGGCCGCGCGTGAGGCCGCCAAACCCGGTACGCTGGACAAGGTCATCCAGTCGGCGACGCGCGCGGCGGGATCGTCGGTCGGACGGCAGGTCGCCAACGAACTGGGCAAGGCGGTGTTCGGCGGATCGAGCCGCAAATCATCGTCCGGCGGCATCGCGGGCAAGCTGGTCCGCGGCATATTGGGCAGCCTGTTCAAATAG
- a CDS encoding Do family serine endopeptidase, producing MRYAYAITGALLLGGTAIAVTTSSNVGAQTAQNEGLTAAAPAGAPASLADMVEKLQPAVVNISTKQRVKVQNPFAGTPFGDLFGQGQQGGQPQTRQAQSLGSGFLISADGYIVTNNHVVSAGAEGASVDSITVTMTDKREFPAKLVGRDAATDLAVLKIEAPKPLPFVKFGDSTKARVGDWVVAIGNPFALSGTVTAGIISALHRGTGGSYDKFIQTDASINQGNSGGPMFDMRGNVIGINSQILSPSGGNVGIGFAIPSEQAAPIVATLQKGQAIRRGYLGVQISPLGEDLADSLGLAKNRGEFVQGVEPGKGAEKAGIKAGDVIVSVAGQEVTADQNLSSIVANQGIGARVPIVLIRNGQRQTVTAIVGERPSEDELNNFAQPQGDEDFSQQDQNPGQATQQALGISAIPLTPGIIRQLGIAADTKGVVITAVDGSTDAGSKGLRRGDVIISANNRPVASQAELDAQAKAVAAQGRNAILLQVLRRGQPAIFLPVRLRDK from the coding sequence GTGCGTTACGCTTATGCCATCACCGGCGCCCTGCTGCTGGGCGGCACCGCCATTGCCGTCACCACCAGTTCCAATGTCGGCGCGCAAACCGCGCAGAATGAAGGCCTGACGGCCGCAGCCCCTGCAGGCGCGCCCGCCAGCCTGGCCGACATGGTCGAAAAGCTGCAACCGGCCGTCGTCAACATTTCGACCAAGCAGCGGGTGAAGGTGCAAAATCCCTTCGCCGGTACGCCGTTCGGCGATCTGTTCGGCCAGGGCCAGCAGGGCGGCCAGCCGCAGACACGGCAGGCGCAGTCGCTGGGATCGGGCTTCCTGATTTCCGCCGACGGCTATATCGTCACCAACAACCATGTGGTGTCGGCCGGGGCCGAGGGCGCAAGCGTCGATTCGATCACCGTCACCATGACCGACAAGCGGGAGTTTCCCGCCAAGCTGGTCGGCCGCGACGCCGCGACCGATCTGGCGGTGTTGAAGATCGAAGCGCCAAAGCCGCTGCCGTTCGTCAAGTTCGGTGACAGCACCAAGGCTCGCGTGGGCGACTGGGTCGTCGCGATCGGCAACCCCTTCGCGCTGTCTGGCACCGTGACGGCGGGCATCATCTCCGCCCTGCATCGCGGCACTGGTGGCAGCTACGACAAGTTCATCCAGACCGACGCATCGATCAACCAGGGCAACTCCGGCGGCCCGATGTTCGACATGCGCGGCAATGTGATCGGCATCAACAGCCAGATATTGTCGCCGTCGGGCGGCAATGTCGGCATCGGCTTCGCCATTCCGTCGGAACAGGCAGCGCCTATCGTCGCCACCTTGCAAAAGGGCCAGGCGATCCGGCGCGGCTATCTGGGCGTGCAGATCAGCCCGCTGGGCGAAGATCTGGCCGACTCGCTGGGCCTCGCCAAGAATCGCGGCGAGTTCGTGCAGGGCGTTGAGCCGGGCAAGGGCGCGGAAAAGGCCGGGATCAAGGCGGGCGACGTGATCGTCAGCGTCGCCGGTCAGGAAGTGACCGCCGACCAGAATCTGTCCTCGATCGTCGCCAATCAGGGCATCGGCGCGCGCGTGCCGATCGTCCTGATCCGCAATGGCCAGCGCCAGACGGTGACCGCGATCGTCGGTGAGCGGCCTTCGGAAGACGAGCTGAACAACTTCGCCCAGCCGCAGGGAGACGAAGATTTCAGCCAGCAGGACCAGAATCCGGGTCAGGCGACGCAGCAGGCGTTGGGCATTTCAGCGATCCCGCTGACGCCCGGCATCATCCGCCAGCTAGGCATCGCCGCCGATACGAAAGGTGTCGTCATCACGGCGGTCGATGGGTCGACCGATGCAGGGTCCAAAGGCTTGCGTCGCGGCGACGTGATCATCAGCGCCAACAACCGCCCGGTCGCCAGCCAGGCCGAACTGGATGCGCAGGCCAAGGCGGTCGCGGCCCAGGGTCGCAACGCCATCCTGTTGCAGGTGCTGCGTCGGGGCCAACCCGCAATCTTCCTGCCGGTGCGCCTGCGCGACAAATAA